The sequence ATTCCGGATTCGGGTCGCTCTTCTTCCCCTGGGCCGGGTTCAGGCCGTTGGGGTTGCTCTTGGTCTTCCGCCCCAGCCAGGATTCAACCGTGCTGGTGTTCAAGTACTGACCTTCCTGGAAGATGTAGCTCTTCGGCGAGAAGACCAGCTTGGAGACTTCGGTCAGGCCGTTTTCAAAGCTCTTCAGGTTGTACTGGTTGTCGTTTTGGCTGACGTTGACCCCCCGGGCCTTGCTGGTCTTGTAGTGACCGTTCTTGATCACACCCTGGTAGGCACCGCTGCTGTTGCCGGTGGTCGTGTAGTTCTTCGACGACTTGCTGCTCCCACAGGCGGCCAGCACGAAGGTACTCATCACGATGACGGCGGCCGTCGTTAATTTCTTTAGTTTCGCATTCAAAATTAATTTTCCTCCTGCATTGCCTGACGGAAACGGGCCTCGTCCCAGACCGTGATGCCCAGGTCCTGGGCCTTGGTCAGCTTGCTTCCCGCCGCTGTTCCGGCAATGACAATATCAGTTTTCTTTGAAACACTTCCGGTGACCTTGGCGCCGTGATCCTCCAACCACTGCTTGGCCGCGCTGCGGGTCAGCTCTTCCAGCTTCCCGGTGAGCACGACCCGGCGACCGTTCCACGGGCTGTCTTCATCCACCGTCGTCGTTGGTCCCTGGTAGGTGAAGTTCACCCCGGCGTCCCGCAGCTGGTTGATCAGGTCGACCACCTGCGGATTGGCAAAGTAGGTGTGGACGCTCTCACCGATGGTTGGGCCAATGCCGTCAACGTTGGCCACCTCTTCGGCCGACGCTTCCATCAGGTGGTCGAGATCGCCAAAGTGGGCCATGATCAGCCGTGCGGCCTTGGCGCCGACGTGGCGAATCCCTAGGCCAAATAATAAGCGCTCGACAGAATTATTACGACTATTGTCGATTGATGTCAATAGGTTAGTGGCTGATTTGTCCCCAAATTTATCTAAAGTTAACAATTGGTCGTGGTCAAGGTGATACAGATCAGCCACGTCACGGACCATCTTCTTGTCCCAGAGCTGCTGAACGATCTTCGGGCCGAGGCCGTCGATGTTCATCGCGTTCCGGGAGGCGAAGTGGGCCAGGCCCTCCTTGATCTGGGCGGGACACATCGGGTTAATGCAGCGCAGGGCCACTTCATCGTCGAGGTGGACCAGATCCGAGCCACAGACCGGACAGGTAGTCGGCACCACGTATTCCTCACTAGCGGCCGGCCGCTTCTTCAGGTCGACCCGAGAGATCTCCGGAATGATGTCACCGGCCTTGTGGAGGTAGACCGTGTCGCCGAGGCGGATGTCCTTCTCCCGCAGATAATCGGGGTTGTGAAGCGAGGCCCGGCTGACGGTCGTCCCGGCCAATTGAACCGGATCCATCACGGCCGTCGGGGTGACGTTGCCGGTCCGGCCCACCGTCCAGACAATATCTCGAACCACGGTCGCCTGCTCCTCCGGTGGGAACTTGTAGGCAATCTCCCAGCGCGGCACCTTGACCGTGTTGCCCAGGGCCGTCTCGGTATCGAGGTCGTTCACCTTTTCGACGATCCCGTCAATCCCGTAGGACAGCTGGTCGCGCTTGGCCGTGTACTCGTCGATGTAGGTGGTGATCTCTTCTTTATTGTGGACCACCCGGTTGTTCGGGTTGACGGTAAAACCGAGCTCACGCATCCGGTCTAGGGCCGCCGCCTGGGTGGTCACGCCGAGCTTTTGGTACTCCGGCACGTAGTACATGAAGGTCGCCAAATCACGCTTGGCCGTCACCTTAGGATCCAGCTGGCGCAGGCTGCCGGCCGCCGCGTTCCGCGGGTTGGCGAAGACGGGCAGGCCCGCCGCCTCCCGCTCCTGATTCAACTTTACAAAGGACGCCTTGGGCATGTAGCACTCGCCCCGAAACTCCAGGCTCAGTGGCTCCGGCAGCTCGTGGGGTACCGACTTGATCGTCTTCACGTTGGCGGTGACGTCCTCGCCGATCGTCCCGTTGCCCCGGGTCGAGCCCTGGACCAGCTTGCCGTTTTCGTAAACCAGGGACAGCGAGAGGCCGTCGATCTTGAGTTCCAGGTTGTATTCCGGCTCCACCTCAACGTCGCGGTTCTCTTGCTGGCGCTGATTGAAGTCCATCAGCTCGTCGACGGAGAAGACATCCCCCATCGACAGCATCGGGATCTCGTGGCGCACCTTGGTCAGCTGGGTGGTCACCTGGCCACCCACCCGTTGCGTCGGCGAATCGGCCGTCTTCAATTCCGGAAAACGCGATTCCAGCTCGACCAGGCGCTGGTAGGCCCGGTCGTAGACGTAATCCTCGACCGTCGGATTATCCTCTTCGTAGTATTCCTTGCCCCACTGAGTCAGCTGCTTTCTCAAAGGCGCAATCTCTTGTTTGGCCTCATCCAGGCTGAGCTGGCTGACTGGTTGTTCTTTTTCCATTCCTTTAGGCCTCACTTTTAATCAACTTTGGTAATCGGGGCAAAGCTGGCGAGCAGCCGCTTGACCCCCTGCTGTGGGAAGGCAATGTCGAGCTCCATGTCGTTGCCGGTCCCGCTGACCTTGACGACGGTGCCCTGACCCCACTTCTTGTGACTGACCTTATCGCCGGTCTTCCAGCTGACCTTGTCGGCCCCGGTCCCGGTGTTGGTGACCGGCGCCTTCTTCTTGCCGGCGTCCTTGTAGCGCCGCTTCTGCTGACTGCGGTAGGTCGTTGCCGTGGCGGACGTCTTGCCAAACGGCAGGGAGCGCTCGCTCAGACCCGCGTCGTTGTTGCCATTCTCGTACTGCAGGAGGTCGGGGTTGATCTCCTCGACGAAGCGTGACGGCTGGTTGCGTTGAATCCGGCCGTACAACAGGCGCGAGTAAGCGTTGGTCAGGTAGAGCTTCTTCTTGGCCCGGGTGATCCCGACGTAGGCCAAGCGCCGCTCCTCTTCCAGCTGGTCGTCCTCCAAGACGGCCCGGGAGAGCGGGAAGATCCCCTCTTCCATCCCGACCAGAAAGACGACCGGGAACTCGAGCCCCTTGGCCGCGTGGAGGGTCATCAGGGTCACTGCCGGTGCCTGCTCGTCGACGTCGTCCTGGTCGGAAACCAGGGCCAGGTCGGCCAGGAAGTTGGTGATCTTCTGGATGTTGGTCCCCTCGTCGTCCTTGTGGTTTTCGTCGTACTCCTGGGTAACCGACTTGAATTCGTCCAGGTTTTCGCGCCGTGCCTGGGACTCGAGGGTATTTTCGCTATCGAGCATCTTGTTGTAGCCGCTCAGTTCCAGGATCTGGTCGGTCAGGTCAGTCAGGTTGAGGAACTCAGCCTGCTTGGTCAGCTTCTGCATCAGCTCACCGAACTCACCGATCTTGTTGCGCGTCCGGGCGGTAATCTGGTTGGCGATGTCGACGTTTTCCGCCGCCTGGAGAAGCGACCAGTGATTGTCGCTGGCGAACTGGCGCAGGTGCTCGACGCTGGTCATCCCAATGCCGCGCTTGGGCGTGTTGACGACCCGCTCAAAGCTCATCGAGTCCTGGGGGTTGACGATCAAAGTCAGGTAGGCCAGGACGTCCCGGATTTCCTTGCGGTCGTAGAACTTGTGGCCCCCGACCATCGTGTAGGGCACGCTGCTCTTCAGGAAGGTTTCTTCGACCACCCGCGACTGGGCGTTGGTCCGGTAGAGAACGGCAAAGTCGTTGTAGTGGTAGCCGTGCTTCTCCCGTTCCTCCTTGATCTTGGCGACGATGAACTGGGCCTCGTCGTGCTCGCTCTGGGCCCGGTAATAGGAGATCTTTTCCCCCTTGCCGTTTTCGGTCCAGAGGTCCTTCTTCTTCCGGTTGACGTTGTTGACGATCACCTCGTTGGCCGCATCCAAAATCGTCTGGGTCGACCGGTAGTTCTGCTCCAGCATGACGGTCTTGGCCTGGGGATAGTCGTGCTCGAAGTTCAGGATGTTGTTCATGTTGGCACCCCGCCAGCCGTAGATACTCTGGTCGGCATCCCCGACGACGCAGATGTTCTGGTACTTCTTGGCCAGCAAATTGACCAGGCGGTACTGGGCGTCGTTGGTATCCTGGTACTCGTCGACGTGGATGTAGTGGAACTTGTCCTGGTAGAACTCCAGGGTCTCCTGGTCGCTTTCGAAGAGCTCGATCGTCTTCATGATCAGGTCGTCGAAGTCGAGGGCCTGGTTGGCCTCCAGTTCCTGCTGGTAGAGCTTGTAGGCCCGGGCCACCATGTTTTCAAACATCGAGTTGGCCTTCTCGCTGTACTGGGCCGGGGTCAGCAGGGCGTTCTTTGCGTTGGAGATCGCGCTCAGGATGCTGCGGGGGTCGAACTTCTTGGTGTCGATGTTGAGCTCGGCGCAGATCCGCTTCATTAATGTCCGCTGCTCGCTGGTGTCGGCAATCGTGAAGGCGCGGTTGTAGCCAATCTTCTCGATGTCGCGCCGCAAAATCCGCACGCAGAGGGCGTGGAAGGTGGAAACCCAGACGTCGCGGGCACTCTCGCCGAGCAGCTTGCCGACCCGCTCCTGCATTTCCTTGGCGGCCTTGTTGGTGAAGGTAATCGCCAGGATGTTCCACGGCAGGACTCCCTTCTCCTCAATCAGATAGGCCACCCGGTGAGTCAGCACCCGGGTCTTGCCGGATCCCGCGCCGGCCATGACCAGCAGCGGTCCCTCCGTGGTCACTACCGCCTCGGCCTGCTTGTCGTTCATTCCTTCTAAAAGCTCTTGACTATTATTCACGCCGTAACCGTCCTCTCTTAAAAAATGATCGGCTAATATTATACCAAATATTCGGGGCCGATGTGCTAAATCGAACACCTGATTGGGAGATTTTCTCCCCGCCCGAAAACAAAAACAGCGCCCCGCTGGTTGGCGGCAGCACTGTTGTTATTATTGCTTTTCTGTTCCCTGATCGGTGGCCTTTTTCTCGGTCACGGTTTCTTGCCAGACCTCGGTGTCATCAACCTGATTCTCCAGGTCAACCAGATTGTTGCTCCCGGTGACCCAGACGAAGCCGAAAATGCTCTGGTCGTCCCCCTCCGAATCGTTGAAGAAACGGAACTGCCAGTTGCTCTTCAGCAGCCACTGGCGCTGAATGGCCACTTGCTGATACTTGCGCACCACCATCAGCAGGCCGGTCTGCAGGGGGTGAATGACGTGCAGCGGCATGCCAACCGTGGCCCGGACCTGTTCCTCGTACTGGTCAACGTTGGCCGTGGTGTCATAGACGTTGGCGATCGAGGTCAGCCCCAGCTCGATATTCTTGACGTAGAGGGTCCCGGTGGCGGTCACGTAGAAGTTGACCGAAAAGACCCCGCGGTACTGGAGCGAATCGGCCACGCTCTGCACGATCCGCTGCATCTCCTCTAACAGATCATCCTGAACGGTGGCTGGTGAGGCAACGGAGATCAGCTGACGGTCCGAATTGAACTGCAGCTTGGCCAGCGGGTAGATCTTCGTATCCTTGCCGGCCGTGGCCGCCGTCATGGTGTACTCGGCGGTGTGATCGATCCAGGATTCCAGGAGGTAGGTCCCGGTGTCGATAAAGTCGGCCGCCCGGGTGATGTCGGACTGACGCCGGATGATCATCGACTGTTCGCCCAGACCGCGCTGGATTGGCTTCAGGAGGGCAGGGTAGCCGATCGAATCAATCGACTGGTAAACGTCGTCCAGGCTCACCACCGTCACGTAGGGGGCAATGTTGATGTTGACTTGATCCAGGAAGGCCCGTTCCATCAGCCGGTCCTGGATGATCTCCAAGCCGTTGATTCCCTGGGGAACGGCCGCAAACTGGCTGAGGTAGCGCAGCACCCGCGAATCGACGTTGGGGGTCTGGTAGATGATGGCATCACAACTCTGGCCAAACTGGGTCAGCTTGACCTTATCGTTGTAGGCCCCGATGATGGTTTCGTCCGCCATCTTGGTGATCGCCGGTTGGGCATGATCATCGTAAACAATGACGTTGAAGCCGGCTTTCTTGGCAGCCGCGATCAGCGCCCCGCCGTTGCGGTTAACGGCAATAATGCCCAGGGTACTGCCCGGGTAAAAAGCAGTTCTACTCATTGAAAAACTCCCCTTACTTGATTAGTCAGTCATAAATTCAATGGAATTATTTTCCAGGGACTTGATCCGGGCCAGTGATTCCAGCCGAATGCCCCGATCCTTGATCTCCTGGGCTCCCGGCTGGAAGCTCTTTTCGATCACGATCCCGGCACCGGCGACCTCAACCCCGGCCTGGTCGGCAATCTCCAGCATCCCCTCGACGGCCTGCCCGTTTGCCAGGAAGTCGTCAATTAGGAGGACCTTGTCACTTGGCGAAACGTACTTCTTCGAGATCGAAATCCGGTTCGTCGTCTTCTTGGTGTAAGAATAAACGTCGGCCACGTACATGTCGTGGTTAAGGGTCAGACTCTTGTGCTTGCGGGCAAAGATCACCGGAATTTTCATTGCCAGGCCGGTCATGACCGCCGGGGCAATCCCGGATGATTCCACGGTCCAGACCTTCGTGATTCCCTCATCTGCAAAGCGCTTGGCAAATTCCTGGCCGATGTGAAGCATCAGCTCAGGATCAACCTGGTGGTTCAAGAAGGCATCGACCTTCAGAACGTTGCCAGGCAGCACGGTTCCGTATTCCCTTATTTTTTCCTCTAATTCACGCATTCTTCTTACCCCTTTTTATCTATTTATCATAATTATATAACTTATAGGTCTTGATTACCGAGATTAATTTCTGGGCATAGTTCGGGTCGGTGGCATAGCCGGCCTCCTGCAGGGCCTTGGCCGCCTCCTGGTAGGAAGTGGCTTTGACGACGGCATCGTAGTTCTGCTGGTTGGTGTCCGTCCCCGTCAGCATTAACTTGGTGTGGTCCTTGATCGAATCACTCCAGCTGTCGTAGACCCGGAAGCGCCCCGTGGTGACGACCCACTTGCCGTTGACGTACTCCTTGGTGCTCAGTTCCTTGGAGTTAGGACCGGTCCCCTTGATTCCGAAGAGGTTGTGGTATTGCGAAGCCAGCTTGCTGGTCCCCCACTGCGACTCCAGGATCGCCTGGGCAATCGTAATCGAAGCGTAGACGTGATAGGTGTTCTGCATGGCCTGGGCTTCGGGCGCCACCTGCTTGATGAAGCGCTCCTTGGCCTCCTGGTCCTGCTTCTTCATCTGTTGCTCAATCCGCTGCTGGTTCCAGATCCGGTAAAAGTGGTGCCCGGCATAGACACCCAGGAAAATGGCGATGACGACGAGCACCCAGATAAGCGTTCGCGTCCCCGAATTGCGTTTTTTCCGACTTCTTTTTCGCTTTGCCAAGAAAAGGCCTCCTTAAATATCCTACTAGCTTTTAATTGTAGCAAAGAACACGGCGTTTGGCCTTAATTTTTGGGAAAAATAAAAGATCCAGCTCCCATTTCGGAAACTGAATCTTCTTTCTTAAATTTTAGTGGAACTGCATCCCACCATCAACAATGATGGTTTGACCGGTGATGTAGTTGGAGTCTGGGCCTGCCAGGAAGGCAACCGCATTGGCAACGTCCTCTGGTTCAGAGAGCCGCTTCAAAGCGATATCCTTGGCAAAGGTCTGCATCCCCCATTCATCACTCTTGCCAGCGTTCTTGCCGACCTGGTGAGCAATGTCAAACATCATTGGGGTCTTAACAATCCCTGGTGCGTAGGCATTAACGGTAATGCCCTCATCGGCCAGGTCCCGTGCCGCAACCTGGGTAATTCCCCGGATCGCAAACTTGGTGCCGGAGTACAGGGCCAGGTTTGGATTACCGACAACCCCGGCCTGCGAACTGGCGTTAATGATCTTGCCACCGTGACCGAGCTTCTTGAAGGCCTGGTGAGCGGCCTGAATTCCCCAGAGGACACCACCGACGTTCACGGCGTAAACCTTCTGGAATTGTTCTGGGGTAATCGTGTCAATCGGGGTAGTTGGGCCCAGGCCAGCGTTGTTAACCATGACGTTGAGGTCGCCGAAGTGATCAACCGTCTTCTGTACCGCTGCAAAAACTGCGTCCCGGTCGGAAACGTCGGCGACGATCGGCAATGCTTCGCCACCCTTATCTTCTAGTTCCTTCGCGGTTGCCTGCAGCTTATCCTCTTCGAGTGCCACCAGGGTAACGGCAAAGCCATCGTGAACCAGTCGTTCAGCAATCGCCTTGCCAATCCCTTGACTACCACCGGTAACTAATGCGACCTTTTTCGTCATAGATAAGACCTCCTTAATATTCATTTAACATCAACGCCTTCATTATAGTGCAAGCGCTATCATTTGTTAAATTATCGACTCCTAAATTTCAAGAATAAGTTAGCCACTGGACTCAAATAAATAATACTGACCAATTGATTATTGGTTGATGGAGCTGTGATATCTCTTGGTAGAAGGCCTTACGATAGATATCCATTGACGAATGTCCATTAAACATAGCTCGTGGATAGTGATTCATCCAATCATTAGTCGCTATGATCTGAGCACTACTATAGTTATTTATAGCTTCACCTTTGGTAATCTCCTTGCGGAGAAACCGGTTATTGATCTCATTGGATCCACGTTCCCAAGGGGAATACGGATCAGCATAGAAAACATGATCGTGAACTTGTGTTAACTCACTAAATTCTGAACCGTTGTCAGAGGTTATTGTCTTAAAAATGCGATAGTAAGCATCTGTGCCCATTTTCTGGCGCAAATTTATAAAGAACTGATTTACTGCATGCGCAGTTTTACCAGCAATTTTACTCGTGATATTAACTCGTGAAAGGCGATCAGTCATTACTAGTACAACACTGTCATTACCGTTTTTCTGTCCCTGAACTGTATCCAGTTCCCAATGGCCAATTTCGGACCGTTGGTCCGCAGTTTGAGGTCGTTGAGCAATATTAGGCCCTAAGCACCTTTTAGCTTGCGGATGAGTTTGATGATGCTTACGTTTAGGTTTTTCAAAGAGGTCTAAATTGGACGTACGAAGCACACCCTCATTAATCCATTGATATAAAGTTACAACCGACTTTGGGATCAGGGTGCCATCATTCATTAAATCTCGAGCCTTATAAATAACCGCTTGTGGGGAGTAATGGTGGTCGTCAAACTCACCAAGCATTAGCTGATCAGCTAATCGTAAAAATTGCTTTGAAGAATAATATAAGCGACGACGACCAGAATGGCGGTGATGTTCAAGATATGTGGCCTGACCAGCTTCATAACTATAGATGTAGTAAGAATATTCGTAAATCTTACCATTAAATTTTTGACGACGAAGTTGGCGGACCGTACCACGGTTGAGCTCGTTATTAATTGTTTGATGATTAACTCCTAATTGGCGACCAATTGCGCGATTGGAAAGTCCTTGCGACTTTAAAGTCGCAATCATCACACGTTCTTCTTTAGTAAGATGAGCATTCTTTTTATGAGTAGTCAATAAAATAGTAGACATGGTATCATTTAAGTGCGTCATTTGACGGACATCCTTTCATATAGGTTTGGTTCACTTAATATGATACCTGATGTCACGCCGAATGGCGTTTTTTATTTACCACCAACTGGGTGGCTAACTTCATTCTATAATCTACCTAAATTATCGACTGCTAGGGGATCTACTTTATTGAAAAATTTAAAAATAAAAAAGCACCAGCCGAAACTGATGCTTTTTGGAATTGAAGCGGTAATCGAATATTAACGCTTACTGAATTGAGCAGCCTTACGAGCCTTCTTCAGACCTGGCTTACGACGTTCCTTCATCCGAGGGTCACGGGTCAAGAGACCGGCCTTCTTCAGGGCGTCACGGAAGTCAGGGTCAACGCTGAGCAGGGCACGGGCGATCCCGTGGCGAACAGCGCCGGCTTGACCGGAGAAGCCACCACCATTGATGTTAGCGATAACGTCGTATTGACCGTTCGTCTTGGTAACATCAAATGGTTGGTTAACGATGGCACGTAAGTTGGCAAATGGAATGTAGTCTTCAATTGCCTTGCCGTTCATCGTAATCTTACCTGAACCTGGTACTAAGCGAACACGTGCGGTTGCGTCCTTGCGCCGACCAGTACCACTGTATTGTACTTGTTGAGCCAATTCCATTCCCTCCTTAGATTAAGTTCGTGATGTCGAGTGCTTCAGGCTTTTGTGCAGCATGACTGTGGTCTTCACCAGCGTAAACATGCAGCTTTAAGCCCATCTTGTGACCAAGGGAGTTGTGTGGAAGCATACCCTTAATAGCAGTCTCCAGCAGCTTCTCTGGTTCCTTAGCACGGAAGTCACCGGCAGTCCGTTCCTTCAAACCACCAGGGTAGTTTGAGTGACGGTAGTACTTCTTTTGGGAAGCCTTCTTACCAGTTAACTTAATTTGTGCGGCGTTGATAACGATGACGTTGTCACCAGTGTCAACGTGTGGAGTAAAGGTTGGCTTGTTCTTACCACGCAGGATTGATGCGACGACGGTGGCCAGACGACCCATTGGGACATCCTTGGCATCGACAACGTACCACTTGCGATCAACTTCACCAGGTTTTGCGATGTATGTCGTTCTCACGATTAAGTCCTCCAATTTTGTTTTTCTTTTACA comes from Limosilactobacillus sp. and encodes:
- the ligA gene encoding NAD-dependent DNA ligase LigA — translated: MEKEQPVSQLSLDEAKQEIAPLRKQLTQWGKEYYEEDNPTVEDYVYDRAYQRLVELESRFPELKTADSPTQRVGGQVTTQLTKVRHEIPMLSMGDVFSVDELMDFNQRQQENRDVEVEPEYNLELKIDGLSLSLVYENGKLVQGSTRGNGTIGEDVTANVKTIKSVPHELPEPLSLEFRGECYMPKASFVKLNQEREAAGLPVFANPRNAAAGSLRQLDPKVTAKRDLATFMYYVPEYQKLGVTTQAAALDRMRELGFTVNPNNRVVHNKEEITTYIDEYTAKRDQLSYGIDGIVEKVNDLDTETALGNTVKVPRWEIAYKFPPEEQATVVRDIVWTVGRTGNVTPTAVMDPVQLAGTTVSRASLHNPDYLREKDIRLGDTVYLHKAGDIIPEISRVDLKKRPAASEEYVVPTTCPVCGSDLVHLDDEVALRCINPMCPAQIKEGLAHFASRNAMNIDGLGPKIVQQLWDKKMVRDVADLYHLDHDQLLTLDKFGDKSATNLLTSIDNSRNNSVERLLFGLGIRHVGAKAARLIMAHFGDLDHLMEASAEEVANVDGIGPTIGESVHTYFANPQVVDLINQLRDAGVNFTYQGPTTTVDEDSPWNGRRVVLTGKLEELTRSAAKQWLEDHGAKVTGSVSKKTDIVIAGTAAGSKLTKAQDLGITVWDEARFRQAMQEEN
- a CDS encoding xanthine phosphoribosyltransferase, which produces MRELEEKIREYGTVLPGNVLKVDAFLNHQVDPELMLHIGQEFAKRFADEGITKVWTVESSGIAPAVMTGLAMKIPVIFARKHKSLTLNHDMYVADVYSYTKKTTNRISISKKYVSPSDKVLLIDDFLANGQAVEGMLEIADQAGVEVAGAGIVIEKSFQPGAQEIKDRGIRLESLARIKSLENNSIEFMTD
- a CDS encoding IS30 family transposase, which translates into the protein MTHLNDTMSTILLTTHKKNAHLTKEERVMIATLKSQGLSNRAIGRQLGVNHQTINNELNRGTVRQLRRQKFNGKIYEYSYYIYSYEAGQATYLEHHRHSGRRRLYYSSKQFLRLADQLMLGEFDDHHYSPQAVIYKARDLMNDGTLIPKSVVTLYQWINEGVLRTSNLDLFEKPKRKHHQTHPQAKRCLGPNIAQRPQTADQRSEIGHWELDTVQGQKNGNDSVVLVMTDRLSRVNITSKIAGKTAHAVNQFFINLRQKMGTDAYYRIFKTITSDNGSEFSELTQVHDHVFYADPYSPWERGSNEINNRFLRKEITKGEAINNYSSAQIIATNDWMNHYPRAMFNGHSSMDIYRKAFYQEISQLHQPIINWSVLFI
- a CDS encoding ATP-grasp domain-containing protein, which encodes MSRTAFYPGSTLGIIAVNRNGGALIAAAKKAGFNVIVYDDHAQPAITKMADETIIGAYNDKVKLTQFGQSCDAIIYQTPNVDSRVLRYLSQFAAVPQGINGLEIIQDRLMERAFLDQVNINIAPYVTVVSLDDVYQSIDSIGYPALLKPIQRGLGEQSMIIRRQSDITRAADFIDTGTYLLESWIDHTAEYTMTAATAGKDTKIYPLAKLQFNSDRQLISVASPATVQDDLLEEMQRIVQSVADSLQYRGVFSVNFYVTATGTLYVKNIELGLTSIANVYDTTANVDQYEEQVRATVGMPLHVIHPLQTGLLMVVRKYQQVAIQRQWLLKSNWQFRFFNDSEGDDQSIFGFVWVTGSNNLVDLENQVDDTEVWQETVTEKKATDQGTEKQ
- the rplM gene encoding 50S ribosomal protein L13, which codes for MRTTYIAKPGEVDRKWYVVDAKDVPMGRLATVVASILRGKNKPTFTPHVDTGDNVIVINAAQIKLTGKKASQKKYYRHSNYPGGLKERTAGDFRAKEPEKLLETAIKGMLPHNSLGHKMGLKLHVYAGEDHSHAAQKPEALDITNLI
- a CDS encoding glycoside hydrolase family 73 protein, whose protein sequence is MAKRKRSRKKRNSGTRTLIWVLVVIAIFLGVYAGHHFYRIWNQQRIEQQMKKQDQEAKERFIKQVAPEAQAMQNTYHVYASITIAQAILESQWGTSKLASQYHNLFGIKGTGPNSKELSTKEYVNGKWVVTTGRFRVYDSWSDSIKDHTKLMLTGTDTNQQNYDAVVKATSYQEAAKALQEAGYATDPNYAQKLISVIKTYKLYNYDK
- a CDS encoding (S)-acetoin forming diacetyl reductase, translating into MTKKVALVTGGSQGIGKAIAERLVHDGFAVTLVALEEDKLQATAKELEDKGGEALPIVADVSDRDAVFAAVQKTVDHFGDLNVMVNNAGLGPTTPIDTITPEQFQKVYAVNVGGVLWGIQAAHQAFKKLGHGGKIINASSQAGVVGNPNLALYSGTKFAIRGITQVAARDLADEGITVNAYAPGIVKTPMMFDIAHQVGKNAGKSDEWGMQTFAKDIALKRLSEPEDVANAVAFLAGPDSNYITGQTIIVDGGMQFH
- the rpsI gene encoding 30S ribosomal protein S9, encoding MELAQQVQYSGTGRRKDATARVRLVPGSGKITMNGKAIEDYIPFANLRAIVNQPFDVTKTNGQYDVIANINGGGFSGQAGAVRHGIARALLSVDPDFRDALKKAGLLTRDPRMKERRKPGLKKARKAAQFSKR
- the pcrA gene encoding DNA helicase PcrA — its product is MNNSQELLEGMNDKQAEAVVTTEGPLLVMAGAGSGKTRVLTHRVAYLIEEKGVLPWNILAITFTNKAAKEMQERVGKLLGESARDVWVSTFHALCVRILRRDIEKIGYNRAFTIADTSEQRTLMKRICAELNIDTKKFDPRSILSAISNAKNALLTPAQYSEKANSMFENMVARAYKLYQQELEANQALDFDDLIMKTIELFESDQETLEFYQDKFHYIHVDEYQDTNDAQYRLVNLLAKKYQNICVVGDADQSIYGWRGANMNNILNFEHDYPQAKTVMLEQNYRSTQTILDAANEVIVNNVNRKKKDLWTENGKGEKISYYRAQSEHDEAQFIVAKIKEEREKHGYHYNDFAVLYRTNAQSRVVEETFLKSSVPYTMVGGHKFYDRKEIRDVLAYLTLIVNPQDSMSFERVVNTPKRGIGMTSVEHLRQFASDNHWSLLQAAENVDIANQITARTRNKIGEFGELMQKLTKQAEFLNLTDLTDQILELSGYNKMLDSENTLESQARRENLDEFKSVTQEYDENHKDDEGTNIQKITNFLADLALVSDQDDVDEQAPAVTLMTLHAAKGLEFPVVFLVGMEEGIFPLSRAVLEDDQLEEERRLAYVGITRAKKKLYLTNAYSRLLYGRIQRNQPSRFVEEINPDLLQYENGNNDAGLSERSLPFGKTSATATTYRSQQKRRYKDAGKKKAPVTNTGTGADKVSWKTGDKVSHKKWGQGTVVKVSGTGNDMELDIAFPQQGVKRLLASFAPITKVD